The Fortiea contorta PCC 7126 genome has a segment encoding these proteins:
- a CDS encoding HlyD family efflux transporter periplasmic adaptor subunit yields the protein MVMSLRGVVTCTAILSFFTVACSSIQAQNQPVDAPVVSEVAATRIVALGRLIPDGDVIKISVVNAQDSRVNQILVKEGDFVKANQVIAILQGQNKAEQQLRDAQANVAIKRSQLLKIQQGDFKQGEVVAQRATIAELDARLRTETKQRQATITQTQATIRNARLKYERYLTLAAEGAIKHSELDDAQEEFDKTQAVLLQNQAELDNTTSTLEAQLVKEKANLKRLQEVRPVDVEIAKAELQQAQIQVERARAELEDKQVRVPIAGQILRINTRVGEQVNTQQGIAELGQTKQMYALTEVYETDIVKVRLGQEATINSEYGGFKGEIKGKIAHIGLQIGKTRLNQDQNNPTNDVNARVVEVKIRIDPKDSPKVAAFTGMQVRVKIDVMRK from the coding sequence ATGGTTATGTCTCTGCGGGGTGTGGTGACTTGTACAGCAATCCTCAGCTTTTTTACTGTTGCTTGTAGTTCCATCCAAGCACAGAATCAGCCTGTTGATGCACCTGTAGTTAGTGAGGTTGCTGCGACTCGGATTGTCGCTTTGGGAAGGTTAATTCCCGATGGGGATGTAATTAAAATTTCTGTGGTAAACGCCCAAGATAGCCGTGTTAACCAAATTTTGGTAAAAGAAGGGGATTTTGTCAAAGCAAATCAGGTAATCGCTATTCTTCAGGGACAAAATAAAGCTGAACAACAACTGCGAGATGCTCAGGCTAATGTAGCAATTAAGCGATCGCAGTTACTCAAAATTCAGCAAGGAGATTTCAAACAGGGAGAGGTTGTGGCTCAACGTGCGACTATTGCAGAATTAGACGCAAGGTTGCGAACTGAAACTAAACAAAGACAAGCCACTATTACCCAAACTCAAGCCACTATTCGTAATGCTCGGTTGAAATATGAGCGTTATTTAACTTTAGCTGCAGAAGGAGCGATTAAACATTCTGAGTTAGATGATGCTCAAGAGGAATTCGACAAAACGCAAGCAGTTCTTTTGCAAAATCAAGCCGAGTTAGACAACACTACATCCACCTTAGAAGCACAACTTGTTAAAGAAAAGGCAAATCTGAAGCGATTACAAGAGGTGCGTCCTGTGGATGTGGAAATTGCAAAGGCTGAATTACAGCAAGCCCAAATCCAGGTGGAACGCGCTAGGGCAGAATTAGAAGATAAACAGGTGAGAGTTCCCATCGCTGGACAAATTTTGCGGATTAATACTCGTGTAGGGGAACAGGTCAACACTCAACAAGGAATTGCAGAATTAGGTCAGACAAAACAGATGTATGCACTCACCGAAGTTTATGAAACTGATATCGTCAAAGTGCGCTTAGGACAAGAAGCCACGATCAACAGCGAATATGGCGGTTTTAAAGGCGAAATTAAAGGCAAAATTGCTCATATTGGTTTGCAAATCGGTAAAACTCGTCTGAATCAAGACCAAAATAACCCAACTAACGATGTCAATGCGCGAGTCGTGGAAGTCAAAATCCGTATTGATCCAAAAGATAGCCCCAAAGTAGCCGCTTTCACTGGAATGCAAGTGCGAGTCAAAATTGATGTTATGAGGAAATAA
- the devC gene encoding ABC transporter permease DevC produces MKFSSLKFYLETPLAWSQLSYKKVRLAVATTGVCFANILMFTQLGLLAMLTDGTTKLHESLGGELLLVSSLSPSLLFRISFPRAYLYQAAAVNGVAGVNPVYLNRGNWVNPHQLSSANNSQSPQQKTRGFFGNEVRIIAFNPAQPGVMKLPEVQQQLGKLTAPDAVLFDRLSQPSLGDIPKLLTERQEVTTLMENRRTHVVGLFNMGSTLNDKGNVIISDWNYAQRFGQNSLDSVRIGVINLEKGANIATVQARLRQHLTSDVAVFTHKEFIAREQTFYSSEPEGIILKFGTIVGFVVGVIILYQVLYADVSEHLSEYATLKAMGYADRSLLFVVLQEAIILGVMGFVPGFFASLGIYNLLLTLTRIPLVMKASVALQVFLLTIIMCSVSGAIATTKLRAADPADVF; encoded by the coding sequence ATGAAATTTTCCTCACTCAAATTTTATTTAGAAACACCCTTAGCTTGGTCACAGTTATCTTACAAAAAAGTGCGTTTAGCTGTAGCGACAACAGGGGTGTGTTTTGCCAATATTTTGATGTTTACGCAGTTAGGACTCCTCGCCATGTTGACGGACGGTACAACTAAGCTGCACGAAAGTTTAGGCGGAGAGTTATTATTAGTATCTTCATTAAGCCCTAGTTTATTATTTAGGATTTCTTTTCCTCGCGCTTACCTGTATCAAGCCGCTGCAGTTAATGGTGTAGCTGGTGTTAATCCTGTTTATTTGAATCGGGGAAATTGGGTGAATCCCCATCAGTTATCTTCAGCAAATAATTCCCAATCACCGCAACAAAAAACTAGAGGTTTCTTTGGAAATGAAGTGAGAATTATTGCTTTCAATCCGGCTCAACCTGGAGTGATGAAATTACCTGAAGTACAACAACAATTAGGCAAATTAACAGCGCCAGATGCAGTACTTTTTGACCGCCTCTCCCAACCTTCTTTGGGAGATATTCCCAAGTTGTTGACTGAGCGCCAAGAGGTGACAACTCTGATGGAAAACCGCCGCACTCATGTAGTAGGTCTGTTCAACATGGGTAGTACTCTTAATGATAAAGGGAATGTGATTATTAGTGATTGGAATTATGCTCAACGATTTGGACAAAATAGCCTTGATTCTGTGCGAATTGGTGTAATAAATTTAGAAAAAGGCGCAAATATTGCCACAGTTCAAGCTCGCTTGCGACAGCATCTTACCTCAGATGTGGCAGTGTTTACTCATAAAGAATTTATTGCCCGCGAGCAGACGTTTTATAGTTCGGAACCAGAGGGAATTATCCTGAAATTTGGGACAATTGTTGGCTTTGTTGTGGGGGTAATCATTCTTTATCAAGTTCTTTATGCTGATGTTAGTGAACACCTCTCAGAATACGCTACTCTCAAAGCTATGGGTTACGCCGATCGCTCTCTGTTATTTGTAGTTCTCCAAGAGGCAATTATTCTCGGTGTGATGGGATTTGTTCCCGGATTTTTTGCATCGTTAGGTATCTATAATTTACTACTGACGCTCACTCGCATTCCTTTAGTAATGAAAGCAAGTGTCGCACTTCAAGTCTTTTTATTAACAATTATTATGTGTAGTGTTTCCGGTGCGATCGCTACTACTAAATTACGCGCTGCTGACCCGGCAGATGTATTTTAA
- a CDS encoding DevA family ABC transporter ATP-binding protein — protein sequence MPDLPVISINNLDHYFGRGQLCKQVLFQINLEINAGEIIIMTGPSGGGKTTLLTLIGGLRSVQEGSLKILNQELRGCQKSQLTKVRNQIGFIFQHHNLLKCLTAYGNVRMSLKLHPEIPQREYRQRAAAILDAVGLGDRLDYYPDKLSGGQKQRVAIARALVAQPKLVLADEPTSSLDSKTGRDVVDIIQRLAQEEGCAVLLVTHDSRILDIADRIIHMEDGRLQDG from the coding sequence ATGCCAGATTTGCCAGTTATTTCTATCAACAATCTTGACCATTATTTCGGTCGTGGTCAACTTTGCAAGCAAGTTCTTTTTCAGATTAACTTAGAAATTAATGCTGGGGAAATTATTATTATGACTGGCCCTTCTGGCGGCGGTAAGACAACATTATTAACGCTGATTGGTGGATTACGATCTGTGCAAGAGGGTAGTCTGAAAATTCTCAATCAAGAATTGCGGGGTTGTCAGAAAAGTCAGTTAACTAAGGTGCGGAATCAAATCGGCTTTATCTTTCAACATCACAATTTGCTTAAATGTCTCACGGCTTATGGTAATGTACGGATGTCTTTAAAATTACATCCAGAAATTCCTCAACGCGAGTATCGCCAACGCGCCGCAGCTATTTTGGATGCAGTGGGTTTGGGCGATCGCCTTGATTATTATCCAGACAAGTTATCTGGAGGACAAAAGCAACGGGTAGCGATCGCTCGTGCTTTGGTGGCTCAACCTAAATTAGTATTAGCTGATGAACCCACCTCTTCACTGGATAGTAAAACTGGGCGGGATGTGGTTGATATTATTCAGCGTCTGGCTCAAGAAGAAGGTTGTGCTGTGCTGCTGGTAACTCACGATTCCCGCATTCTCGACATTGCTGACCGCATCATTCATATGGAAGACGGGCGCTTACAGGATGGATAA
- the cruF gene encoding gamma-carotene 1'-hydroxylase CruF, with protein MKQLLNLQRFFLVSHVFSFVFGLAGLLIFLPHPERLEGLGTLGQKAFALSMSSGGVMNILLGTVAVAIFAYRILGLRQWLTFMIPAVVLSLGSELLGTSTGFPFGEYGYLSGLGYKVAGLVPFTVPLSWFYMGFTCYLLARTAVDASVKPGSPIGFLRLILGVVIGAALLTSWDFALDPAMSQSFYPFWHFGEVGSFFGTPYRNFLGWIGTGCVFMTVAALFWQKTPIVLSPQESGFLLAVYVGNVAFSSVITVISAGLGIPVGLSVVFGVVPALILWWIAATVRAESKEKTSPSSLAFK; from the coding sequence ATGAAGCAACTTCTTAATCTACAGCGCTTTTTCCTTGTCAGTCATGTTTTTTCATTCGTTTTTGGGCTAGCGGGGCTACTGATATTCCTACCCCATCCAGAACGACTAGAAGGTTTAGGAACACTGGGACAGAAGGCGTTCGCCCTGTCAATGTCTAGTGGTGGGGTCATGAACATCCTTCTGGGAACAGTAGCTGTAGCGATTTTTGCTTACAGAATATTGGGACTGCGGCAATGGCTAACATTTATGATCCCGGCTGTTGTTTTATCATTGGGTAGCGAGTTACTCGGTACTAGTACTGGCTTTCCCTTTGGAGAGTATGGCTACTTAAGTGGCTTAGGCTACAAAGTCGCAGGACTTGTCCCCTTCACCGTTCCTCTTTCTTGGTTCTACATGGGATTCACATGCTATCTGCTGGCTCGGACTGCAGTTGATGCTAGTGTTAAACCTGGAAGTCCCATTGGCTTTTTGCGGTTAATCTTGGGCGTTGTCATCGGCGCAGCACTCCTAACATCTTGGGACTTTGCTCTCGATCCAGCAATGAGCCAAAGCTTTTATCCCTTTTGGCACTTTGGAGAAGTAGGCTCGTTTTTTGGCACACCATACCGCAACTTTTTAGGTTGGATCGGCACTGGTTGCGTGTTTATGACAGTAGCTGCATTGTTTTGGCAGAAAACACCGATTGTCTTATCACCTCAAGAGTCAGGATTTCTTCTAGCTGTTTACGTAGGTAATGTTGCTTTTAGTTCTGTAATTACCGTAATTAGTGCAGGGTTAGGAATTCCCGTAGGGTTAAGCGTTGTTTTTGGTGTCGTTCCTGCTTTAATTTTGTGGTGGATAGCTGCAACAGTGCGAGCCGAATCAAAAGAGAAAACTAGCCCATCTTCCCTCGCTTTTAAATAA
- the ggt gene encoding gamma-glutamyltransferase yields the protein MQIVTKPGRVAIAIFSLSILLHSYVASAAFTPPLRSKKGMVVSAHPLASEAGVAMLRQGGNAVDAAVATTFAISVVEPFSAGIGGGGFLLMYSQKTGKIQALDFRERAPLKARRDMYLDAQGKVRPNASTQGYLAVATPGTVAGLYEVHRRYGKLPWLQVVKKAIALAENGFMINHVPSGLRRQRFMFNNPAAREIFTRNGKFYQPGERLVQRDLAKTLKSIAQNPQSFYTGSIAQAIAADMSKNGGLITLEDLKAYKPIWRTPVCGNFRQAQICSMPPPSSGGVHLLQILNIIGDADLKTWGWHHPKALHLLAEAMKIAYSDRSQYLGDPDFVKVPVQQLLSSAYAKQRRQQINLEIARPSTQVKPVDEKTLQQFSSHQSESPETSHLTVVDEQRNAVSLTFTINLGFGAGVVTPRTGIVLNNEMDDFAIAPGVPNAFGLVGNAANAIAPRKTPLSSMTPTIVTQNNRLRLATGAAGGSTIITQVLQIVLNILEYNMDAGAAVSAPRIHHQWLPDELRVEPWGLDALTLADLRRRGHQIKETTPWGNANAIALNADGTLEAAADPRGGGAPMSNF from the coding sequence ATGCAGATTGTGACTAAACCTGGGCGAGTGGCGATCGCTATTTTTTCTCTGAGTATTCTACTCCACTCTTATGTGGCATCAGCAGCTTTCACCCCACCTCTTCGCAGCAAAAAAGGGATGGTTGTTTCGGCCCATCCCCTCGCCAGTGAGGCGGGAGTTGCTATGTTGCGTCAGGGTGGGAATGCGGTTGATGCGGCTGTGGCGACAACTTTCGCAATTTCTGTGGTGGAGCCTTTTTCGGCAGGAATTGGTGGCGGTGGGTTTTTGTTAATGTATTCACAAAAGACTGGTAAAATCCAAGCGCTAGATTTCCGGGAACGCGCACCGCTGAAGGCGAGAAGAGATATGTATTTAGATGCACAGGGTAAGGTGCGTCCCAATGCAAGTACTCAAGGTTATTTAGCAGTGGCGACACCAGGAACTGTGGCGGGATTGTATGAGGTGCACCGTCGCTATGGTAAACTGCCTTGGTTGCAGGTGGTGAAAAAAGCGATCGCTCTGGCTGAAAATGGTTTTATGATTAATCATGTGCCATCTGGGTTGAGACGTCAGCGCTTCATGTTCAATAATCCGGCGGCACGGGAAATTTTTACTCGCAATGGTAAATTTTATCAGCCAGGGGAAAGGTTGGTGCAGCGCGATTTGGCGAAGACTTTAAAAAGTATCGCCCAAAATCCCCAAAGTTTTTATACAGGCAGTATAGCTCAGGCGATCGCTGCTGATATGTCTAAAAACGGTGGTTTAATTACTCTAGAAGACTTGAAAGCCTATAAACCAATTTGGCGGACTCCTGTATGTGGCAATTTCCGCCAAGCGCAAATCTGCTCTATGCCACCACCATCATCAGGCGGTGTTCACCTATTGCAGATTTTAAACATAATTGGTGACGCTGATTTAAAAACTTGGGGATGGCATCACCCCAAAGCTTTACACTTATTAGCAGAGGCGATGAAGATTGCCTATAGCGATCGCTCTCAATATTTAGGCGATCCAGATTTTGTCAAAGTCCCTGTACAACAGCTTCTCAGTTCTGCATACGCCAAACAACGCCGTCAACAAATCAATCTGGAAATCGCTAGACCTTCTACCCAAGTCAAGCCTGTGGACGAAAAAACACTACAGCAATTTTCGTCTCATCAATCCGAATCTCCAGAAACCAGCCATCTCACAGTTGTGGATGAGCAACGCAACGCTGTGAGTTTGACGTTTACAATTAACCTGGGTTTTGGTGCGGGGGTGGTGACGCCAAGAACAGGAATTGTTCTCAATAATGAGATGGATGATTTTGCAATTGCGCCGGGTGTACCCAATGCTTTTGGGTTGGTGGGAAACGCCGCTAATGCGATCGCCCCTCGCAAAACCCCTTTATCGAGTATGACTCCGACAATTGTCACCCAAAACAATCGCTTACGTTTGGCAACTGGTGCCGCCGGTGGGAGTACGATCATCACCCAGGTATTGCAAATTGTTTTGAATATCTTGGAATACAACATGGATGCTGGCGCGGCTGTGTCTGCTCCACGCATACATCACCAGTGGCTCCCTGATGAGTTGCGAGTGGAACCTTGGGGTTTGGATGCGCTGACGTTGGCAGATTTACGCCGTCGCGGACACCAAATCAAGGAAACAACTCCTTGGGGTAATGCCAATGCGATCGCACTCAATGCAGATGGTACTCTAGAAGCAGCCGCCGATCCTCGTGGCGGCGGCGCACCCATGAGCAATTTCTAG
- a CDS encoding DUF1802 family protein, protein MELTTTFHALKEWAVAVNALESGNTIMLLRKGGIHERNGGFQVTHKQILLYPTYEHQQDFLLKTEYANLVCPVTSGWHPETVNIGSWAEITDILPVADESIVNALLPYHIWNEFFISDRLKWKPRQPLYILLLRVYKLTQVQEIPYRSAYGGCKSWIDLEQPINIQAATPILSDSGYSQIVTEIRQIIGDRLYAPSF, encoded by the coding sequence ATGGAATTAACTACAACTTTTCATGCACTCAAAGAATGGGCTGTGGCCGTAAATGCTCTAGAAAGCGGTAACACTATTATGCTACTCCGCAAAGGCGGTATCCATGAACGCAACGGAGGTTTTCAAGTTACCCACAAGCAGATTTTGCTCTACCCTACCTATGAACATCAACAAGATTTTCTGCTGAAAACTGAGTATGCAAATCTTGTTTGCCCGGTAACTTCAGGCTGGCATCCAGAAACAGTTAATATCGGTAGTTGGGCAGAAATTACTGATATTTTGCCAGTTGCTGATGAGTCAATAGTTAACGCCCTGCTACCTTATCATATTTGGAACGAGTTTTTTATTAGCGATCGCCTCAAATGGAAACCGCGTCAGCCGCTGTATATCCTCCTGCTGCGGGTTTACAAACTCACTCAAGTCCAAGAAATTCCCTATCGTTCTGCATATGGTGGTTGCAAATCCTGGATTGATTTAGAACAACCAATTAATATTCAAGCTGCAACCCCGATTTTATCTGATTCTGGCTACTCTCAAATTGTCACAGAAATTCGCCAAATCATTGGCGACAGGTTATATGCACCTTCTTTCTAA